One window of the Acaryochloris sp. CCMEE 5410 genome contains the following:
- a CDS encoding glycosyltransferase, with protein sequence MAYKTRGSVALISVHGDPAVSIGCEEAGGQNVYVRQMGEALAERGWTVDMFTRKSHPDQLNVVKHQPGCRTIRLEAGPQTFVSRDRLFEYLPKFLSAFQTFQHQNGTIYPLIHTNYWLSAWVGLELKQSQAIRLLHNNHSLGAVKYRTVTTVPMIAKTRLQIEKQCLEQADCVIATSPQERDYLRSHVSTKGNIEVIPCGTDTQRFQHQNSTALRQKLGIRDETKLILYVGRFDPRKGIETLVRAVGNPEVQHHQNVKLIIVGGSRSGEKDSQEQNRIRAIVNELGLQDQVIFAGRIDHEHLSAYYTAADLCVVPSLYEPFGLVPIEAMACGTPVIASAVGGLKFTVVHGQTGLLVPPKAVDELAHAIDYLFSHPRELHIMGEAGRHRVTTQFSWPGVADQMDQLYLTQLHQLCNKFFPGQFVS encoded by the coding sequence ATGGCTTACAAAACTAGAGGAAGTGTTGCCTTAATCTCTGTTCATGGAGATCCTGCTGTTAGCATTGGCTGTGAAGAAGCAGGGGGCCAAAATGTTTATGTCCGCCAGATGGGTGAGGCACTTGCTGAGCGGGGTTGGACAGTGGACATGTTCACCCGCAAGTCTCATCCGGATCAACTAAACGTCGTTAAACATCAGCCAGGTTGTCGAACAATTCGATTGGAAGCAGGCCCTCAGACATTCGTGAGTCGAGATCGCTTATTTGAATATTTACCTAAGTTTCTATCAGCTTTTCAAACGTTTCAACATCAAAATGGCACTATTTATCCCTTGATTCATACCAACTACTGGTTGTCTGCTTGGGTTGGATTGGAGTTGAAGCAATCCCAGGCTATTAGACTTTTACACAACAACCATTCTTTGGGAGCTGTGAAATATCGAACTGTGACAACTGTTCCCATGATTGCCAAAACTCGCTTGCAAATTGAGAAGCAATGTTTGGAACAAGCCGATTGTGTAATTGCGACGAGTCCACAGGAAAGAGACTATCTGAGATCGCATGTTTCAACCAAGGGAAATATTGAAGTGATTCCTTGTGGTACAGATACTCAAAGATTCCAGCACCAAAATTCCACGGCGTTACGACAAAAATTAGGCATTCGTGATGAAACAAAGCTAATTTTGTATGTGGGTCGCTTTGATCCGAGAAAAGGGATTGAAACCTTGGTTCGTGCGGTCGGCAATCCTGAGGTGCAGCATCACCAAAATGTGAAATTAATAATTGTGGGTGGTAGCCGATCAGGCGAAAAAGATAGCCAAGAACAAAACCGTATCCGTGCCATTGTCAATGAGCTGGGTTTGCAAGATCAGGTTATCTTTGCAGGCCGAATTGACCATGAGCATCTCTCGGCTTACTACACAGCTGCCGACCTATGCGTTGTACCGAGTCTATATGAACCTTTTGGTTTAGTGCCCATTGAAGCGATGGCTTGTGGCACCCCGGTGATTGCCAGTGCGGTTGGGGGACTCAAGTTTACGGTTGTACATGGCCAGACTGGGCTGCTAGTCCCACCCAAAGCAGTAGATGAATTGGCCCATGCGATTGATTATCTTTTCAGTCATCCGAGGGAGTTACACATCATGGGAGAGGCAGGACGTCATCGGGTGACGACTCAATTCAGCTGGCCGGGGGTCGCCGATCAAATGGATCAACTCTACCTCACTCAGTTGCATCAGCTTTGCAACAAGTTTTTCCCAGGACAATTTGTAAGTTAA
- a CDS encoding alpha-glucosidase, which translates to MSKYDQWWQDSVIYQIYPFTFADVNGDGIGDLQGIIQRLDYINDGHPERQSSLGIDAIWLCPIYPSPMVDNGYDVSHYTDIHPSLGTLADFNRLLHEAHQRDIKVILDLVINHTSDQHDWFAQSRTSQDNPKADWYIWHDPTQEGQVPNNWMSYLGGSGWTFDSQRQQYYFHTFSPHQPDLNWRHPPMREAIFEVIRFWLDRGVDGFRLDASSVYSKDPEFRNNPLKFGITDADGYSSYHHLYDKNLPDNHQIIADIRKVLDEYGHKVLIGETFIDNQIYDSVAFYGADQDELDLAFSFELPFSPWYPGYLHRAIVKQERLVPDPDWPTYFLDNHDLPRHLSRWVDCSLCTDTTALAKAAATLLLTLRGTPVLYYGQELGMEDNLEIPPEQQKDKASSPDQKDGQSSRDGARTPMQWDCSVHAGFSFGKAVEPWLPVHPNAAEVNVERESEDPNSILNFYRQLLRIRKQSKALRRGAWKSLIAYPHEHLAYTRTTDRETILILINFSGAKEIDLGLSCKGDRWRVLLSTELSIDEVDEVPTTLKPFEVSILRQE; encoded by the coding sequence ATGAGCAAATATGACCAATGGTGGCAAGATAGCGTCATCTACCAAATCTATCCCTTCACCTTTGCCGATGTCAATGGCGATGGAATCGGTGATCTCCAAGGCATTATTCAACGGTTAGATTATATCAATGACGGACATCCAGAGCGTCAATCATCTTTAGGAATCGATGCGATATGGCTCTGTCCTATCTATCCTTCACCAATGGTGGATAACGGCTATGATGTCAGCCACTACACGGATATCCATCCTTCCTTAGGGACGTTGGCCGACTTTAATCGGTTACTACATGAAGCCCACCAACGGGATATAAAAGTCATCCTAGATTTGGTGATCAACCATACCTCTGATCAGCATGACTGGTTTGCTCAATCTCGCACTAGCCAGGATAACCCTAAAGCCGACTGGTATATATGGCACGATCCAACCCAAGAGGGGCAGGTTCCCAATAACTGGATGTCTTACTTGGGAGGCAGTGGCTGGACCTTTGACTCCCAGCGTCAGCAATACTACTTCCATACGTTTTCCCCACATCAGCCCGATCTAAACTGGCGTCATCCACCCATGAGGGAAGCCATCTTTGAAGTGATTCGGTTTTGGCTGGATCGAGGTGTCGATGGATTTAGACTGGATGCATCTAGTGTCTATAGCAAAGATCCAGAGTTTCGGAATAATCCCCTGAAGTTTGGAATTACAGATGCTGATGGGTATAGCAGTTATCATCATCTCTATGACAAGAATCTGCCAGATAATCACCAGATTATTGCGGATATTCGCAAGGTTTTGGATGAGTATGGCCATAAGGTTCTGATTGGAGAAACCTTTATTGATAATCAAATTTATGATTCCGTGGCCTTTTATGGGGCTGACCAGGATGAACTCGATTTAGCCTTCTCCTTTGAATTGCCGTTTAGCCCCTGGTATCCGGGGTACTTGCATCGGGCAATCGTCAAACAGGAACGATTAGTCCCTGATCCTGACTGGCCAACTTATTTTCTGGACAATCACGATTTGCCGCGTCATCTATCTCGTTGGGTTGACTGCAGCCTGTGCACGGATACAACCGCTTTAGCGAAAGCAGCCGCTACTTTATTACTCACTCTACGGGGTACTCCCGTGCTCTACTACGGACAAGAGCTCGGGATGGAAGATAACCTAGAGATTCCTCCAGAACAGCAAAAAGACAAGGCGTCTTCTCCAGACCAAAAGGATGGACAATCCTCTAGAGATGGAGCCCGCACCCCCATGCAGTGGGACTGTTCCGTACATGCTGGATTTAGTTTTGGCAAAGCGGTTGAACCCTGGCTACCCGTTCACCCGAATGCTGCTGAGGTAAATGTTGAGAGGGAGAGTGAAGATCCAAACTCGATTCTGAATTTCTATCGTCAGTTATTGCGGATTCGCAAACAGAGCAAGGCCCTACGCCGAGGGGCTTGGAAAAGCCTAATTGCCTATCCCCATGAACATTTAGCCTATACCCGAACCACAGATAGAGAAACGATTTTGATCTTGATTAACTTCTCAGGTGCAAAAGAGATCGATTTGGGTCTCTCCTGCAAGGGCGATCGCTGGCGAGTATTGCTATCAACAGAGCTTTCCATCGATGAAGTTGATGAGGTTCCAACAACCCTCAAGCCCTTTGAGGTGTCAATTCTCCGACAAGAATAG
- a CDS encoding DUF1622 domain-containing protein, with amino-acid sequence MDVVQQLQDSLEIVVSFLEVVLEAAAAFCIVLGLLVSIKLAVVLRRRRSSIQFPLGRLRLTFGRWLALALEFQLGADVLATTVAPTFESLGKLGAIAIIRTFLNYFLNKELIEVFEMQKRFDEDETDLSNSD; translated from the coding sequence ATGGACGTCGTCCAACAGTTACAGGACAGCTTGGAAATTGTTGTTTCTTTTCTGGAGGTGGTTTTAGAGGCGGCAGCAGCCTTTTGTATCGTGTTGGGTCTATTGGTGAGCATCAAGCTAGCGGTTGTGCTCCGCCGTCGTCGTTCCAGTATTCAATTTCCCTTGGGACGATTGCGATTAACCTTTGGACGATGGTTGGCGTTGGCCCTTGAGTTTCAACTAGGGGCAGATGTGTTAGCAACGACTGTGGCTCCCACCTTTGAATCGTTGGGAAAACTAGGAGCCATTGCGATTATTCGTACGTTTCTAAACTACTTCCTAAATAAAGAGCTGATTGAAGTCTTTGAGATGCAAAAACGATTCGATGAAGATGAGACGGATTTATCTAACTCTGATTAA
- a CDS encoding SDR family oxidoreductase, giving the protein MQPLQDQVALVTGGSSGIGAGVAKCLAQAGAKVVVNYSSSAEGAQQVVREIESEGGTAISVQADVSQADRVQHLFQQLFDVFGTIDILVNNAGLQKDAAFVDMTLDDWNKVISVNLTGQFLCSQQAVKEFLRRGIVPERSCAAGKIICMSSVHEVIPWAGRCNYAASKGGVMLLMQSMAQELAPQKIRINSIGPGAIQTPINRSAWETPYAKAKLLNLIPYNRIGVVEDIGKAAVWLASDESDYVTGTTLYVDGGMTLYPGFATGG; this is encoded by the coding sequence ATGCAACCCTTACAAGATCAAGTCGCTCTAGTCACTGGAGGCAGCTCAGGAATCGGTGCTGGTGTAGCCAAATGCTTGGCTCAGGCGGGGGCAAAGGTTGTGGTTAACTACTCCAGTAGTGCAGAAGGAGCTCAACAAGTCGTCAGAGAAATTGAATCAGAAGGGGGGACTGCGATCTCAGTTCAAGCTGATGTGAGTCAAGCTGATCGGGTTCAACATCTGTTTCAACAATTATTCGATGTGTTTGGCACAATCGATATTCTCGTTAATAATGCTGGCTTGCAAAAGGACGCAGCTTTTGTGGATATGACCCTTGATGACTGGAATAAGGTGATTAGCGTTAATCTCACGGGCCAGTTTCTTTGCTCCCAGCAGGCTGTAAAGGAGTTTTTGCGTCGAGGTATTGTCCCTGAACGCTCCTGTGCTGCTGGTAAAATCATCTGTATGAGTTCCGTTCATGAGGTCATCCCTTGGGCTGGCCGCTGTAACTATGCAGCTTCCAAAGGAGGCGTTATGTTGCTGATGCAAAGCATGGCTCAGGAACTTGCTCCCCAAAAAATCCGCATCAATAGCATTGGTCCGGGTGCCATTCAAACCCCAATCAATCGATCCGCTTGGGAAACACCATACGCAAAGGCCAAGTTATTGAATTTGATTCCCTATAATCGTATCGGTGTTGTCGAAGATATTGGTAAGGCAGCGGTATGGTTGGCCTCAGATGAATCGGATTATGTGACGGGCACCACCTTATATGTTGATGGGGGAATGACCCTCTATCCAGGCTTTGCTACAGGCGGATAG
- a CDS encoding metallophosphoesterase gives MKRLKWFLLGGLGLLGLLVAWGLVEPHVLNLEEETAIIPNLPKAWEGQKIGQLSDFQIGMWADNPGTARRGVKTLVEIQPAAVLISGDFIYHANPDPAAEIEEVVGIVRPLVEAGIPTYAVLGNHDYGMSSKTAEPRIKLASRLATELETAGIVVLENESIEMQLPDSNDTLILAAVNSLWANQADVDAALKGIPTNRPTVALMHNPDTFEFFPANSAPLAVAGHTHGGQMRIPGLPQWSWLRFVQKDKVYADGWAKGYGNLGNNLYVNTGIGMSNIPIRIFCPPEVTIFTLKSS, from the coding sequence ATGAAAAGATTGAAGTGGTTCTTGCTGGGGGGACTGGGACTCTTAGGGTTATTGGTGGCGTGGGGGTTGGTCGAACCCCATGTCCTTAATCTCGAAGAAGAGACAGCGATTATCCCTAATTTGCCGAAGGCATGGGAAGGACAAAAAATTGGACAGCTTTCTGATTTTCAGATCGGAATGTGGGCCGATAATCCTGGAACGGCCCGTCGCGGCGTTAAGACGTTAGTTGAAATTCAACCCGCCGCTGTTCTCATAAGCGGCGACTTTATCTATCATGCGAACCCCGACCCTGCTGCCGAGATTGAAGAGGTTGTCGGCATTGTGCGACCACTGGTCGAAGCAGGCATTCCCACCTACGCTGTTTTGGGAAATCACGACTATGGTATGAGTAGCAAGACGGCTGAACCTCGAATAAAGCTGGCTAGCCGTTTGGCAACAGAGTTGGAAACTGCCGGAATTGTTGTCCTCGAAAACGAGTCCATCGAGATGCAGCTACCCGATAGCAACGATACCCTTATTTTAGCGGCGGTAAACTCGCTGTGGGCCAACCAAGCTGATGTTGACGCAGCCCTAAAGGGAATACCGACTAATCGCCCAACTGTGGCTCTGATGCATAATCCAGACACCTTTGAGTTTTTTCCTGCAAACTCAGCGCCGTTAGCCGTTGCTGGCCACACTCACGGTGGACAGATGCGCATTCCAGGCTTGCCTCAGTGGTCATGGCTTAGGTTCGTGCAAAAGGACAAAGTGTATGCTGACGGTTGGGCCAAGGGCTATGGCAACCTGGGCAATAATCTGTATGTCAATACGGGTATTGGTATGAGCAATATCCCCATTCGAATCTTTTGCCCCCCAGAAGTTACCATTTTCACGCTAAAGTCCTCCTGA